A genome region from Thermococcus gorgonarius includes the following:
- a CDS encoding sulfite exporter TauE/SafE family protein — MQTALLSMVSLIAGFIGSLMSGGSIIIFSLLTFLDLPVQTAVGTLKVAIAALTFVSSVTYYRGGAVEAESAPYLIASSILGALAGSYFFASLPERTAGMVSLLFLLAGVYVSLKGKPEGLIFTVKKAHRLGISAAGFLIGAYIGILGIASTLIVIAALRAFFGMDMLRANGTAKTLIFFNNLTAAIVYGLGGNIDYALMVPLLVPVCIGAWLGARAAMKLGGENLRWVYLLIGSATALKLLSELF, encoded by the coding sequence ATGCAGACCGCACTGCTGTCCATGGTATCTCTGATAGCGGGGTTCATCGGCTCCCTCATGAGCGGCGGGAGCATCATTATATTCTCCCTGCTAACCTTCCTTGACCTTCCAGTCCAGACTGCCGTGGGCACGCTAAAGGTAGCTATAGCAGCGCTGACGTTCGTCTCGTCGGTGACGTACTACCGCGGCGGCGCCGTGGAGGCTGAAAGCGCCCCCTACCTTATCGCCTCATCCATCCTTGGCGCCCTGGCCGGCAGTTACTTCTTTGCTTCCCTTCCCGAGAGGACGGCGGGTATGGTGTCCCTGCTCTTCCTCCTCGCGGGCGTTTACGTTTCGCTCAAAGGCAAACCGGAGGGGTTGATATTCACCGTGAAAAAAGCCCATAGGCTGGGGATCTCGGCGGCAGGTTTTTTAATCGGGGCCTACATTGGCATCCTTGGCATAGCTTCCACGCTCATAGTTATAGCCGCCCTGAGGGCATTCTTTGGGATGGATATGCTCCGGGCCAACGGCACGGCGAAGACCCTCATATTTTTCAACAACCTCACCGCGGCCATTGTGTACGGGCTTGGTGGGAACATAGACTACGCGCTAATGGTCCCACTACTCGTCCCGGTGTGCATTGGAGCGTGGCTCGGGGCGAGGGCCGCCATGAAGCTCGGGGGCGAAAATCTCAGGTGGGTTTACCTTCTCATCGGCTCCGCAACTGCCTTAAAGCTTCTGAGCGAGCTGTTTTGA